The DNA region GCGCGGAACCGGCCGCACCCTTGCGTAAATTTCTCGATGAACTGACCGGCCGCGTGTTGTTCGTCGCCGAATCGGCGGGCCGTCGCGAACACCTGCTGGAAGTGTTGCATGGCTTCGATCTGCGTCCGGCGCAGGTCGATGGCTGGCAGGCGTTTCTGGGCTCCGACGCAAAACTCGCGATTACCACAGCCCCGCTAGAGCAGGGTCTGCTCATGGACGACGCGCAAGATTGCAGCCTCGCCATCATTACCGAGCACGAGTTGTTCGGCGAGCGCGTACAGCAGCGTCGACGCCGGCGCACGGCCAGCCGCGATGCCGACGCCATCATCCGCAATCTCACCGATCTGGTCGAGGGTGCGCCGGTCGTTCACGAGGAACACGGCGTCGGGCGTTATCTGGGGCTTCAACGCCTGGTGGCCGGCGGCGTGGAAGCCGAATACCTGATGCTGGAATATGCCGGCGGCGACAAGCTTTACGTGCCGGTCGCCTCACTGCATCTGGTCAGCCGCTATGCCGGCACCAACCCGGAGAACGCACCGCTGCATCGCCTGGGCGGCGATCAATGGCAGCGCATCAAGCGCCGCGCGGCTGACAAGGCGCGTGACGTGGCGGTCGAACTGCTGGAGATTTACGCGCGGCGCGCGGCGCGGCAAGGCCACAGCTTCGCGGTAGAGGGTGACGATTACGCCGCTTTTGCGGACGCCTTCCCGTTCGAGGAAACGCCGGATCAAATGCGCGCCATCGAAGACGTGCTCAAGGACATGTCGGCGGCGCGGCCGATGGACCGACTGGTATGCGGCGATGTCGGATTCGGCAAGACCGAGGTCGCCATGCGCGCGGCGTTTGTGGCCGCGCAGAATGGCCGGCAGGTGGCCGTGCTGGTGCCGACCACCTTGCTCGCGCAGCAGCATTATCAAACGTTCACCGACCGCTTCGCGGACTGGCCGGTGCACATCGAATCCTTGTCGCGTTTTCAGGCGGGCAAGCGGGTGCGGACGATTACGGCCGGCCTGGAAAGCGGCAAAGTCGATATCGTCATCGGTACGCACAAACTATTGCAGCGGGGCATCAAATTCAAGAATCTGGGGCTGGTGGTGATCGACGAAGAACACCGCTTCGGCGTGCGTCACAAGGAACGGCTGAAGGCGTTGCGCGCGGAGGTCGATACCCTGGCGCTTACCGCCACCCCGATTCCACGCACCTTGAACATGTCGCTGGCCTCTTTACGCGAGTTGTCGATCATCGCCACGCCGCCCTTGCACCGGCACGCGATCAAGACCTTTGTCACGCAGTGGAGCGACACGCTGGTCCAGGAAGCCTGCCGGCGCGAACTCAAGCGTGGCGGTCAAGTGTACCTGCTGCACAACGAGGTCGAGACCATAGCGAAAGTCGCCGCCCAGGCGCGCGCGCTGCTGCCGGATGCGTTAGTAAAATTCGCGCACGGTCAGATGCGTGAGCGCGAGCTGGAGCAGGTGATGCTGGATTTTTACCATCAACGCTTTAATGTGCTGGTGTGCACCACCATCATCGAAAGCGGCATCGACGTGCCCAGCGCCAACACGATTATCATCAATCGTGCCGACAAGCTGGGGCTTGCACAATTGCATCAGTTACGCGGTCGCGTGGGCCGCTCGCATCATCGGGCTTATGCGTATCTGATCGCGCCGCCCAGAACCGCCATGACACAAGACGCGGTCAAGCGCCTGGAAGCCATCGAATCGCTCGAAGACTTAGGCATAGGCTTCACCCTGGCGACGCACGATCTGGAGATTCGCGGCGCCGGCGAACTGCTGGGCGAGGATCAGAGCGGGCAGATTCAGGAGATTGGCTTTACGTTGTACAACGAGCTGCTGGAGCGCGCCGTACGTGCATTACGCGCATGTGAATTGCCGGACGCGAGCGCGAACCCGGCGCACGGCGCTGAGGTCGATCTGGGCGTACCGACGCCACTGCCGGACAGTTACGTGCCTGATGTACATACGCGTCTGGTGCTTTACAAGCGCATCGCGAGCGCGGCGGACGAAGACGAACTGCGCGAATTGCAGGTGGAGATGATCGACCGTTTCGGGCTGCTGCCGGACTATGCGAAGAACCTCTTCGAGGTGACCCGGATCAAGTTGAAGGTCGCGCCTATCGGCGTGTTGAAGCTGGAGGCCGGTCCGCACGGCGGGCGGATACTGTTCGGCAGCAAACCGAACATCGACCTGGAAAAAATGGTGCAACTCATCCGTCGCCGTCCTCAGGTTTATTCGCTGGAAGGCGCGGACAGGTTGCGCTTTCGCGAGCCGATGGTCGACCTTGGGCAGCGGATCGAGACGATTTCCACATTGCTGGACGCCATGACCCTGGACAAGGCCGCCTGAGCCTTGAGATGAAACGGATGCGACGAAACCGCAAGGCATGGTGGCTGTTCTATGCGCCACTATTGAGCATGTGGCTGTGCGCCGCGAATGCCGAACCGATCGCTTATAATGTCGAGCTGCTGGTGTTCAGCCATCTGGATGTACAAATCGCTGGCGGCGCGCCCGCCAAGCCCATTGCACTCCCGTCCGGCACGCTCGAGCTTTCCGACACACGGGCCGGCGACGATTTCCACGCACTTGAGGCCGATGCGTTCAAATTGTCCGCTGCGGCCTCGATCCTCGCCGGTTCCGCGGGCTATCACGTGATCGAACATGTCGCGTGGCAGCAGCCGGGCTGGACCGAGGGCGCGGCCAGACCGCTACACATACACGGGGGCGCCACGTATCGGAGCGCCAACGCTTCGGCGCTGCTTCCAGACGCGACACCGAACGACGCACAATCCAACATCGCCTACCCGTATGCCGAGCGGCAAATGTCGGTCAGCCTCAAAGAACTCGATGGCACCGTTAAAGTGGCTTTGGGCCGCTATCTGCACGTGTACACCGATCTGGTGTATCGCGAGCAGGTAAGCGCTTCCCACGCCGCGCAGCCGGGCAAACACGAGCGACAGCCTGCCAGCGCGCTCTACCAATATCGCGTGCAGAATCAACGACGCATGCGCAGCCGGGAACTACATTACCTCGACCATCCACTGGTGGGTGTGCTGGTGCGAATAACACCGGTGGAAGACCCCGTGCCCCCGCCGGCGTCGGCGCCGGAAAATGAGCCGGGAATTGCCCCTGATGCAATTCCAGACATGAATGGAAACGCGAAAACGCCTTCGGTGGACGCCGAAGATTAGCGAAGTAGCGCTGGTCCACTGTCGCGGGCTCCATAGCGTTCGGGGCGGCAGCGCCAGTATGCTGTGTCTTGCCGCTATGCCTTTAGGAGCAGCACAGACGCGAGCAGGCGCTCGACTTTTTTCATACCGTGATCCAGCGCCCGACGGATCGCCGCCATGCTGATTTCACTCTCGCCGCGCCCTGCCGCCCAGTTCGCGCATACCGCGCAGGTCGCATAGTTCAGTTCCAGTTCTCGCGCCAGCGCGGCCTCCGGCATGCCGGTCATGCCGACCATGTCGCAGCCGTCTCTCTCCATGCGGTCAATCTCGGCGGCGGTTTCCAGCCTGGGACCCTGCATCGCACCGTAGGTGCCAGACTCATATGCATCCAGTCCGGATGCGCGCGCGCCCTGGATCAGCAGCGAGCGCAAAGACTCGCTGTAAGGATGCGAAAACTCGATATGGGTCACGCAACTCAGTTCGCGTTCGAAAAACGTGTGCGCGCGGCCCCACGTGTAGTCGATGATCTGATCGGGGAAGGCGAGCCGCTCTGGATAAATCGCCCGGTCGATGCCGCCCACCGCCGCGATGGCGATCACCTCGGCGACGTACAGATGCTTCAGCGCCCACAGGTTCGCGCGATAATTGATCATGTGCGGCGGAATTGTGTGGCTGTAGCCGTGCCGCGCCAGGAAGATGACCGGTTTCCCGCAAAGCAGCCCGTGAATCACTGGTCCGGAAGGCGTGCCATAAGGTGTGTTCACCACCTCGCGATGCGTAATCTTTAGTCCGTCCAGCGCCGCCAGCCCGGTGCCGCCGATAATCGCCAGCGCGGGCGTGTCACTGACGAGCGCCACCGGACTAGTTTTCCTTTACCGCGTAAATCGCCGGCACATTACGTAGGTATCCCTTATAGTCCATGCCAAAACCGAAGACATAGCGGTCAGCGACCTCAAGGCCGACATAATCGACCACGGCGCGAAGCTGCTTGCGCTCGTGCCGTTTGTTCACCAGCACGGCCGTGGCGACCTGGCTCGCCTGCTGATCGCGACAGTAATCGAGTATTTCAACCAGCGTATGACCCTCGTCCAGGATGTCATCGACGATCAACACGGCACGGTCATTAAGTGGCAACTCGGGTTTTCGTTGCCAGCTGAGAGCACCGCCATGCGTACGGCCGCGATATCGCGTGACGTGCAGGTAATCGACTTCCAGCGGGAAATGCAGGCGCGTGAGCAGGTGTCCCATGATCACCACACCGCCATTCATAACGCACAACACAATCGGATTGGATTGCGCGAAATCCCGCGTAATATCCACTGCCATACGATCCAGCGCAGCCTCAATCTCGCTCTGCCCGTAAAC from Gammaproteobacteria bacterium includes:
- the mfd gene encoding transcription-repair coupling factor, translated to AEPAAPLRKFLDELTGRVLFVAESAGRREHLLEVLHGFDLRPAQVDGWQAFLGSDAKLAITTAPLEQGLLMDDAQDCSLAIITEHELFGERVQQRRRRRTASRDADAIIRNLTDLVEGAPVVHEEHGVGRYLGLQRLVAGGVEAEYLMLEYAGGDKLYVPVASLHLVSRYAGTNPENAPLHRLGGDQWQRIKRRAADKARDVAVELLEIYARRAARQGHSFAVEGDDYAAFADAFPFEETPDQMRAIEDVLKDMSAARPMDRLVCGDVGFGKTEVAMRAAFVAAQNGRQVAVLVPTTLLAQQHYQTFTDRFADWPVHIESLSRFQAGKRVRTITAGLESGKVDIVIGTHKLLQRGIKFKNLGLVVIDEEHRFGVRHKERLKALRAEVDTLALTATPIPRTLNMSLASLRELSIIATPPLHRHAIKTFVTQWSDTLVQEACRRELKRGGQVYLLHNEVETIAKVAAQARALLPDALVKFAHGQMRERELEQVMLDFYHQRFNVLVCTTIIESGIDVPSANTIIINRADKLGLAQLHQLRGRVGRSHHRAYAYLIAPPRTAMTQDAVKRLEAIESLEDLGIGFTLATHDLEIRGAGELLGEDQSGQIQEIGFTLYNELLERAVRALRACELPDASANPAHGAEVDLGVPTPLPDSYVPDVHTRLVLYKRIASAADEDELRELQVEMIDRFGLLPDYAKNLFEVTRIKLKVAPIGVLKLEAGPHGGRILFGSKPNIDLEKMVQLIRRRPQVYSLEGADRLRFREPMVDLGQRIETISTLLDAMTLDKAA
- a CDS encoding S-methyl-5'-thioinosine phosphorylase, giving the protein MALVSDTPALAIIGGTGLAALDGLKITHREVVNTPYGTPSGPVIHGLLCGKPVIFLARHGYSHTIPPHMINYRANLWALKHLYVAEVIAIAAVGGIDRAIYPERLAFPDQIIDYTWGRAHTFFERELSCVTHIEFSHPYSESLRSLLIQGARASGLDAYESGTYGAMQGPRLETAAEIDRMERDGCDMVGMTGMPEAALARELELNYATCAVCANWAAGRGESEISMAAIRRALDHGMKKVERLLASVLLLKA
- a CDS encoding hypoxanthine-guanine phosphoribosyltransferase, giving the protein MIAPLADAEQVYGQSEIEAALDRMAVDITRDFAQSNPIVLCVMNGGVVIMGHLLTRLHFPLEVDYLHVTRYRGRTHGGALSWQRKPELPLNDRAVLIVDDILDEGHTLVEILDYCRDQQASQVATAVLVNKRHERKQLRAVVDYVGLEVADRYVFGFGMDYKGYLRNVPAIYAVKEN